One region of Chryseobacterium muglaense genomic DNA includes:
- the metH gene encoding methionine synthase has protein sequence MQNSNINPTTNNQQPTTKYLRLSGLEPLIITPESNFINVGERTNVAGSKKFLRLIKEEKFSEALDIARDQVDGGAQILDVNFDDGLIDGKASMIKFLNLIGSEPDISKIPIMVDSSKWEILEAGLQVVQGKCVVNSISLKEGKEEFVKHAKAIKRYGAAVIVMAFDEVGQADNYERRLEITKRSYDILVNEVKFPAEDIIFDLNIFPVATGMEEHRRNAIDFIEATRWVRQNLPYASVSGGVSNVSFSFRGNDTVREAMHSVFLYHAIQAGMNIGIVNPAMLEVYDEINKELLQLVEDVILDKREDATERLLDYSERNKSVKKEKVEELEWRTYPLQERITHSLVKGIDRFIEEDVEEARQQAERPLHVIEINLMTGMGVVGDLFGSGKMFLPQVVKSARVMKKAVAYLQPFIEAEKDEKQKANGKILMATVKGDVHDIGKNIVSVVLGCNNYEIVDLGVMVPAEKIIQAAIEHQVDVIGLSGLITPSLDEMVYIASELERQNLNFPLLIGGATTSKAHTAVKIDLKYKNAVVHVNDASRAVNVVSSLLGDRNKEYVDNLKNDYSDFREKFLNRQVDKEYVSLEQARADKFKIDWENEEIFTPNNLGIHVFEDQDLEELIPFIDWSPFFRSWDLHGKYPNILEDEVVGEQAKELFADGQKILKKIVDEKLLTAKAIFGIFKANSNETDDILIYDENNQEQVKFLTLRQQVQKSKGKDYLALSDFIAPKSTGKTDYMGAFCVTTGFGTDELSNQYEKDNDDYNDIMVKAIADRFAEAYAEFLHKKVRTEYWGYANQENLSNEDLIAEKYKGIRPAPGYPACPDHLEKHAIWDLLKVKENIGVYLTESLAMFPTAAVSGYYFGSPHAKYFGLGKITEEQVKEYSKRKGISLREAKKWLSPNLAD, from the coding sequence ATGCAAAATAGCAATATAAACCCGACAACCAACAACCAACAACCAACAACCAAATACCTTCGCTTATCAGGCCTCGAGCCTTTAATTATAACTCCGGAATCAAATTTCATCAACGTCGGTGAAAGAACGAATGTTGCCGGATCTAAAAAGTTTTTAAGGTTAATCAAAGAAGAAAAATTTTCTGAAGCTTTAGATATTGCCAGAGATCAGGTTGATGGCGGAGCTCAAATTCTTGATGTTAATTTTGATGATGGTTTGATCGATGGGAAAGCTTCCATGATAAAATTCCTGAATCTGATTGGTTCTGAACCCGATATTTCCAAAATTCCAATCATGGTCGATTCTTCCAAATGGGAAATTTTGGAAGCGGGTCTTCAGGTTGTACAAGGAAAATGTGTAGTCAATTCTATCAGTTTAAAAGAAGGAAAAGAAGAGTTTGTAAAACACGCCAAAGCAATCAAAAGATACGGAGCTGCCGTTATTGTGATGGCTTTTGATGAGGTTGGTCAAGCTGACAATTATGAAAGAAGACTTGAGATCACCAAACGTTCTTATGATATCTTAGTCAACGAAGTGAAATTTCCTGCAGAAGATATTATTTTCGATTTAAATATATTTCCTGTCGCAACCGGGATGGAAGAACACCGTAGAAACGCAATAGATTTCATCGAAGCAACACGTTGGGTTCGCCAAAATCTTCCTTACGCTTCGGTGAGTGGAGGAGTTTCCAATGTTTCGTTCTCTTTCCGAGGAAATGATACGGTACGTGAAGCGATGCATTCCGTTTTCCTTTATCACGCTATTCAGGCTGGAATGAATATCGGAATCGTAAACCCTGCAATGCTTGAGGTTTATGATGAAATTAATAAAGAACTTTTACAACTCGTTGAAGATGTTATTCTCGATAAAAGAGAGGATGCAACGGAACGTCTTTTAGATTATTCTGAACGAAATAAGTCGGTTAAAAAAGAAAAAGTTGAAGAATTAGAATGGCGTACTTATCCTTTGCAGGAGAGAATTACACATTCTTTGGTGAAAGGTATCGACCGTTTTATAGAAGAAGATGTAGAGGAAGCTAGGCAACAGGCTGAAAGACCACTTCACGTTATTGAAATCAATTTGATGACCGGAATGGGTGTTGTTGGTGATCTTTTCGGAAGTGGAAAAATGTTTCTTCCCCAGGTTGTAAAGTCTGCCCGAGTAATGAAAAAAGCAGTGGCATATCTGCAGCCATTTATTGAAGCTGAAAAAGACGAAAAACAAAAAGCCAACGGTAAAATATTAATGGCGACTGTAAAAGGTGACGTTCATGATATTGGTAAAAATATTGTAAGTGTAGTTTTGGGTTGTAATAATTACGAAATTGTCGATTTGGGAGTAATGGTTCCGGCTGAAAAAATTATTCAGGCTGCGATTGAGCATCAGGTTGATGTCATTGGTTTAAGCGGGTTGATTACGCCAAGTTTGGATGAAATGGTCTACATCGCATCAGAATTGGAAAGACAGAATCTTAATTTTCCTTTATTAATAGGTGGTGCAACAACTTCTAAAGCACATACCGCAGTTAAGATTGATTTAAAATATAAAAATGCCGTCGTTCATGTGAATGATGCTTCAAGAGCTGTAAATGTTGTAAGTTCTCTTTTGGGAGATCGAAATAAAGAATATGTAGACAATCTTAAAAATGACTACTCAGATTTTCGTGAAAAGTTCTTGAACAGACAGGTAGATAAAGAATATGTATCTCTTGAACAGGCAAGAGCTGATAAATTTAAAATTGATTGGGAAAACGAAGAGATTTTTACACCGAACAATTTAGGTATTCATGTTTTTGAAGATCAGGATTTGGAAGAATTGATTCCGTTTATCGATTGGTCTCCGTTTTTCAGAAGCTGGGATTTGCATGGGAAATATCCGAATATTCTTGAAGATGAGGTGGTAGGTGAGCAAGCCAAAGAATTATTTGCAGACGGACAGAAAATTTTAAAGAAAATCGTTGATGAGAAGTTATTAACAGCAAAAGCAATCTTCGGAATTTTTAAAGCCAATTCAAACGAAACTGATGATATTTTGATTTATGATGAAAATAATCAGGAACAAGTTAAATTTTTAACCTTAAGGCAGCAGGTTCAAAAGTCAAAAGGAAAAGATTATCTGGCGTTAAGTGATTTTATCGCCCCGAAAAGCACAGGAAAAACTGATTATATGGGAGCTTTTTGTGTGACGACAGGTTTTGGAACTGATGAATTATCTAATCAATATGAAAAAGATAATGACGACTACAATGACATTATGGTAAAAGCCATTGCCGACCGTTTTGCAGAAGCTTATGCTGAGTTTTTGCATAAAAAAGTTCGTACCGAATATTGGGGATATGCCAATCAGGAAAATTTAAGCAATGAAGATTTAATTGCTGAAAAATATAAAGGAATTCGTCCTGCCCCTGGTTATCCTGCGTGTCCTGATCACTTAGAAAAACACGCGATTTGGGATCTTTTAAAAGTGAAAGAAAATATTGGAGTTTACCTTACAGAAAGTTTAGCCATGTTTCCTACAGCAGCAGTTTCTGGATATTATTTTGGAAGCCCGCATGCTAAATATTTTGGTTTAGGAAAAATAACGGAAGAACAGGTGAAAGAATATTCAAAAAGAAAAGGAATTTCTTTAAGAGAGGCTAAGAAATGGTTATCTCCAAATTTAGCAGACTAA
- a CDS encoding four helix bundle protein, with product MEYTNLEVWIEARKLTNLVYEKTKKHPKEELFGLTNQIRRCAVSVPSNVAEGCGRRTSNDTIQFLHIAKGSLFELETQIYLSLDQNYISETEFTEISNQILICKKLINGFINYYKKLNNAK from the coding sequence ATGGAATATACAAACCTTGAAGTTTGGATTGAAGCTAGAAAATTAACCAATTTAGTTTATGAAAAAACTAAAAAACATCCCAAAGAAGAGCTTTTTGGCTTAACTAATCAAATAAGAAGATGTGCGGTTTCAGTACCTTCTAATGTCGCTGAAGGTTGTGGAAGAAGAACTTCTAATGATACGATACAATTTTTGCATATTGCCAAAGGTTCTTTGTTTGAATTAGAAACACAAATTTATTTATCACTTGATCAAAATTATATTTCGGAAACTGAGTTTACAGAAATTTCAAATCAAATTTTAATTTGTAAAAAATTAATCAATGGGTTTATTAATTATTATAAAAAACTGAACAATGCAAAATAG
- the metF gene encoding methylenetetrahydrofolate reductase [NAD(P)H] produces the protein MKITDHIKNANGKTLFSLEVVPPQKGIGIEDLYKNIDPLMEFKPPFIDVTTSREEYIYIDKGNGLMERRITRMRPGTLGICAAIQHKYNVDTVPHLLCGGFTKEETEYLLVDCMYLGIDNIMALRGDAMKGHQYFEPTLGGHASAMDLVGQINNLGRGKYLHNDEQICDEHNKFCIGVAGYPEKHMEAPSINYDLKWLKQKVDAGADYIVTQMFFDNKKYIEFVTKAREMGITVPIIPGIKPIATKKHLKLLPQVFKIDLPEDLINAVESAKNNEAVKQIGIEWAIAQCKELLDFQVPVLHFYSMGKSDNIKKVAGELF, from the coding sequence ATGAAAATCACAGATCATATAAAAAACGCAAACGGAAAAACGTTATTCTCCCTCGAAGTAGTTCCGCCTCAAAAGGGAATCGGAATCGAAGATCTATATAAAAATATTGATCCTTTAATGGAGTTTAAACCTCCGTTTATTGATGTTACGACTTCTCGAGAAGAATATATTTATATCGACAAAGGAAATGGTTTGATGGAGCGCCGGATTACCAGAATGCGCCCGGGAACTTTAGGTATTTGTGCTGCAATTCAGCATAAATATAATGTAGATACCGTTCCTCACTTGCTTTGCGGAGGTTTTACAAAAGAAGAAACAGAGTATCTTTTGGTCGACTGTATGTATTTGGGAATCGACAATATTATGGCGCTTCGTGGTGATGCCATGAAAGGACATCAGTATTTTGAACCTACCTTGGGTGGTCATGCCAGTGCTATGGATCTGGTAGGTCAAATCAATAATTTGGGACGTGGAAAATACCTCCATAATGATGAGCAGATTTGTGACGAACACAATAAATTCTGCATTGGTGTTGCCGGTTATCCCGAGAAACATATGGAAGCTCCTTCAATAAATTATGATTTGAAGTGGCTGAAACAAAAAGTCGATGCAGGGGCAGATTATATCGTTACCCAAATGTTTTTTGATAATAAAAAGTATATCGAGTTTGTTACTAAAGCGAGAGAAATGGGCATCACAGTTCCGATTATTCCAGGAATAAAACCGATTGCAACAAAAAAGCATTTGAAACTACTACCACAGGTTTTTAAAATAGATTTACCGGAAGACTTGATTAATGCTGTTGAAAGTGCAAAAAATAACGAAGCTGTAAAACAAATCGGAATCGAATGGGCAATTGCACAATGCAAAGAATTATTAGATTTCCAAGTGCCAGTTTTACATTTTTACTCCATGGGAAAGAGTGATAATATTAAAAAAGTGGCAGGAGAGCTATTTTAA
- the tnpA gene encoding IS200/IS605 family transposase, which translates to MPQSLNKIYVHIIFSTKNREPLILDSVKEELFNYLGGVCQNLECNPIQVGGYRDHVHILCLLSKKITLVKLLEEIKSSSSKWIKTKDEKLSNFYWQSGYGAFSVNPTEIEVVTNYVKNQEEHHKVKSFQDEYRTFLKKYDVQYNEDYVWD; encoded by the coding sequence ATGCCACAATCGTTAAATAAAATATATGTTCACATTATTTTTAGCACCAAAAATAGAGAACCCTTGATTTTAGATTCAGTAAAGGAAGAACTGTTTAATTATTTAGGAGGTGTTTGTCAAAATTTAGAATGTAATCCGATTCAAGTTGGAGGATACAGAGATCACGTACATATTCTCTGTCTGCTTTCAAAAAAGATAACATTGGTAAAACTTTTAGAAGAAATAAAATCATCCTCATCAAAATGGATTAAAACCAAAGATGAAAAGTTATCAAATTTTTATTGGCAAAGTGGTTACGGAGCATTTTCAGTTAATCCGACAGAAATTGAGGTTGTGACAAATTATGTTAAAAATCAGGAAGAACATCATAAAGTGAAAAGTTTTCAGGATGAATATCGAACATTCTTAAAAAAATATGATGTACAGTATAATGAAGATTATGTTTGGGATTAG
- a CDS encoding homocysteine S-methyltransferase family protein has translation MENSKQLYKALSERILILDGAMGTMLQRYKFEEEDYRGERFKDWEHPVKGNNDLLSLTQPEAIEEVHRKYLESGADILETNTFSGTTIAMADYHMEDLVYELNYESAKIARKVCDEFTAKNPDKPRFVAGSIGPTNRTASLSPDVNDPGYRAITFEELRLAYKQQSEALLDGGSDILLVETIFDTLNAKAALFAIDEIQEERGIEIPIMVSGTITDASGRTLSGQTAEAFLISVSHLNLLSVGFNCALGANQLTPYLETLAHNSDFFVSAYPNAGLPNAFGQYDESPEFMAEQIREYVEKGLINIIGGCCGTTPEHIKAIADLVDKYEPRKLSAVSY, from the coding sequence ATGGAAAATTCAAAACAACTATATAAAGCATTATCCGAAAGAATTTTAATTCTTGACGGAGCAATGGGAACCATGCTTCAGCGATATAAATTCGAAGAAGAAGATTACCGTGGTGAACGTTTCAAAGATTGGGAACATCCTGTAAAAGGAAATAATGATTTACTTTCATTAACGCAGCCCGAAGCCATTGAAGAAGTTCACAGAAAATATCTCGAATCTGGAGCCGATATTCTGGAAACCAATACATTTTCCGGAACTACGATTGCGATGGCAGATTATCATATGGAAGATTTGGTCTACGAACTGAATTATGAGTCTGCAAAAATTGCCAGAAAAGTTTGTGATGAGTTCACTGCTAAAAATCCTGACAAGCCGAGATTTGTTGCGGGTTCTATTGGACCAACCAACAGAACGGCAAGTTTAAGTCCGGATGTGAATGACCCCGGTTATCGTGCGATTACTTTTGAAGAATTGAGACTGGCTTACAAACAACAGTCTGAAGCTTTATTAGACGGTGGTTCAGATATTCTTTTAGTGGAAACAATTTTCGATACGTTGAATGCAAAAGCTGCATTATTTGCCATAGACGAAATTCAGGAAGAAAGAGGAATTGAAATTCCAATCATGGTTTCAGGAACGATTACCGATGCTTCAGGAAGAACGTTGAGCGGACAAACCGCAGAAGCTTTTTTAATCTCCGTTTCGCATCTTAATTTATTAAGTGTAGGGTTCAATTGCGCTTTGGGAGCAAACCAATTAACGCCTTATTTGGAAACATTGGCGCACAATTCAGACTTTTTTGTTTCGGCATATCCTAACGCAGGCCTACCAAATGCTTTTGGGCAATATGACGAATCTCCCGAATTTATGGCGGAGCAAATCAGAGAATATGTAGAAAAAGGATTAATCAATATCATCGGTGGCTGTTGTGGTACAACGCCGGAACATATTAAAGCAATTGCAGATTTGGTTGATAAATATGAACCTAGAAAGTTGTCGGCTGTCAGTTATTAG
- a CDS encoding O-succinylhomoserine sulfhydrylase — protein MSDNNQPKTNNEQLSTNFETLAIRTQTERSQFDEHSTPLYLTSSFVFEDAEDMRASFAEEKSKNLYSRFSNPNVTEFTDKIVKMEGAEAGYAFATGMAAIYSTFATLLNAGDHIVSCQSVFGSTHTLFTKYFPKWNIETTYFKAEDSENVEKYIQPNTKILYLETPTNPAIEVLDLEFFGQIAKKHNLIFIVDNCFATPYLQQPIKYGADIVVHSATKLIDGQGRVLGGVAVGREDLIREIYLFARNTGPAMSPFNAWVLSKSLETLAIRVEKHCENALKVAEFLESHPNVELTKYPFLPSHPSYEIAKKQMKLGGNIVAFEIKGGIEGGRNFLDKIKMCSLSANLGDTRTIVTHPASTTHSKLSDEERNEVGITAGLVRCSVGLENVEDIIADLKQALD, from the coding sequence ATGAGCGATAATAATCAACCAAAAACTAACAACGAGCAACTGTCAACAAACTTTGAGACTCTTGCCATCCGTACCCAAACTGAACGCTCCCAATTTGACGAGCATTCAACACCGTTGTATCTTACTTCAAGCTTCGTTTTTGAAGATGCGGAAGATATGAGAGCGAGCTTTGCCGAAGAAAAATCTAAAAATTTGTACAGCCGATTTTCAAATCCTAATGTTACAGAATTTACTGACAAAATCGTCAAAATGGAAGGTGCAGAAGCGGGTTATGCTTTCGCTACGGGAATGGCGGCAATCTATTCTACGTTTGCCACTTTGTTAAATGCGGGTGATCACATTGTAAGCTGTCAGTCGGTTTTCGGATCTACGCATACGTTGTTCACCAAATATTTTCCAAAATGGAATATTGAGACCACTTATTTCAAAGCAGAAGATTCTGAGAATGTTGAAAAATACATTCAGCCCAATACAAAAATTTTATATCTCGAAACGCCAACAAATCCTGCGATTGAAGTATTAGATTTAGAATTTTTCGGACAAATCGCGAAAAAACATAATCTTATTTTCATTGTGGATAACTGTTTCGCAACTCCTTACCTACAGCAACCGATAAAATACGGTGCAGATATCGTTGTACATTCCGCTACAAAATTAATTGATGGACAAGGTCGTGTTTTAGGTGGAGTAGCAGTCGGTAGAGAAGATTTGATTCGTGAGATTTATCTTTTCGCAAGAAATACAGGTCCTGCAATGTCACCTTTCAACGCCTGGGTTTTATCGAAAAGCCTTGAAACATTAGCCATTCGTGTAGAAAAGCACTGCGAAAATGCTTTAAAAGTTGCCGAATTTTTAGAAAGCCATCCGAATGTAGAATTGACGAAATATCCATTTCTTCCATCTCATCCGAGCTATGAGATTGCTAAAAAACAAATGAAACTGGGCGGAAATATCGTAGCCTTCGAAATCAAAGGGGGTATCGAAGGTGGCAGAAACTTTTTAGATAAAATAAAAATGTGCTCGCTTTCCGCCAATTTAGGCGATACCCGAACAATTGTTACGCATCCAGCTTCCACAACGCATTCCAAGCTTTCTGATGAAGAAAGAAACGAGGTAGGAATTACCGCAGGTTTGGTTCGCTGCTCGGTAGGATTGGAGAATGTGGAAGATATTATTGCAGATTTGAAGCAGGCGTTGGATTGA